The genomic DNA CGCTGATCCGCGACGGCGTCTCGGGCCTGATCGTCTGCGGCACGGTGGGCGAGAACTGCTCCCTCTCGAAGGAGGAGAAGGTGGCGGTGATGGAGGCGGCCAAGGACGCCGCCGCCGGCCGCGTGCCGGTGATCGCCGGCATCGCCGAGTTCACCACGCCCTTCGCGTCGGCGATGGCGAAGGAGGCCGCGCGCATCGGGCTGGACGGCATCATGGTGATGCCGGCGCTGGTCTATTCCTCCAAGCCGCACGAGACGGCCGCACATTTCCGCGGCGTGTCCAAGGCCACCGACCTGCCGGTGATGGTCTACAACAACCCGCCCATCTACAAGAACGACGTGACGCCCGCGATCCTGGCCTCGCTGACGGATTGCGAGACCATCGTCTGCTTCAAGGAATCCTCGGGCGACGCGCGCCGCTTCACCGACCTGCGCAACATGGTGGGCGACCGCTTCCGCATGTTCGCCGGCCTCGACGACACCGTGCTGGAAAGCGTGATGCTGGGCGCCGAGGGCTGGGTCTCCGGCATGTCCAACGCCTTCCCGGCCGAGGGCGAGGCGTTGTTCCGCTTGGCCAAGGCAGGCCGCTATGCCGAGGCACGGGCGCTCTACGACTGGTTCATGCCGCTGCTGCACCTCGATGCGCGCCCCGACCTCGTCCAGTGCATCAAGCTCTGCGAGCACATCATGGGCCGCGGCACCTTCCTGACGCGCCCGCCGCGCCTGGAACTGCCGGAGGCCGAGCGCGCCGAGGTCGAGGCCCTGATGCGGGCGGCGCTGGCGAAGCGGCCGAAGCTGCCGGCGGACCTCGCTTTGCCCCAGGCGGCCTGATCCGCCAACCCGTCCCGGCACAGCCCCCGACACAGCCATCATCAGGCGCGTGCCGGGACGGACCGGCCGCGCAGGAGTCATCCGCCATGACACTGCACCGCCGCACCCTTCTCTCCGGTGCCGCCGCCCTTGCCGGGGGCGCCACGCTCGCCCGGCCGCATTTCGCGCGGGCGCAAGGCGGGAAGAGCGCCACGCTGCGCTTCATCCCCTCGACCCCGCTGCCCTCGCTCGATCCGATCGTCGCGACCAGCTACGTCATCCGCAACCACGGCTACCTGATCTACGACACGCTCTTCGCCACCGACGAGACGTTCGCGATCCGGCCGCAGATGGCGAGCGAGTGGCAGACCGCGCCGGACGGGCTGAAATGGACCTTCCACCTGCGCGACGGCCTCGCCTTCCATGACGGACAGCCGGTGCGGGCGCAGGACTGCATCGCCTCGATCCAGCGCTGGTCGAAGCGCGACGCCTTCGGCCAGACCT from Roseomonas gilardii includes the following:
- a CDS encoding dihydrodipicolinate synthase family protein, whose translation is MTAKIDWQGVFPAVTTQFRDDLSLDVQATHRVMQALIRDGVSGLIVCGTVGENCSLSKEEKVAVMEAAKDAAAGRVPVIAGIAEFTTPFASAMAKEAARIGLDGIMVMPALVYSSKPHETAAHFRGVSKATDLPVMVYNNPPIYKNDVTPAILASLTDCETIVCFKESSGDARRFTDLRNMVGDRFRMFAGLDDTVLESVMLGAEGWVSGMSNAFPAEGEALFRLAKAGRYAEARALYDWFMPLLHLDARPDLVQCIKLCEHIMGRGTFLTRPPRLELPEAERAEVEALMRAALAKRPKLPADLALPQAA